One segment of Bacteroidota bacterium DNA contains the following:
- the rnc gene encoding ribonuclease III, which translates to MKFILNWFKSRHPKEDGIFFSDLKDILGFKPINIELYHTAFTHRSMAQFDKQGNPISYERLEFLGDAILSSVISSYLYDEMPNKNEGYLTQMRSKIVSRKTLNEIGRQIGLKKLIKSKIPDNQFSPTLLGDSFESLLGAIYSDLGYEYAEKFIYDKMIEPYVDIDNLENKISSYKSFIIEYCQKEKKEVNFILIEDKSESKNKLFGIKLEIDGKYISKGRATSKKKAEEQAAKRAYYSIQSKINKKNN; encoded by the coding sequence ATGAAATTTATCCTGAATTGGTTTAAATCCCGTCATCCAAAAGAAGACGGGATTTTTTTTTCTGATCTTAAAGATATTTTAGGCTTTAAACCAATTAATATCGAATTGTATCATACTGCCTTTACACATAGGAGCATGGCACAGTTCGATAAACAAGGTAATCCTATTAGCTACGAAAGATTAGAATTTTTGGGCGATGCTATTCTCAGCTCTGTTATTTCTTCATATTTATACGATGAAATGCCAAATAAAAATGAAGGTTACTTAACACAAATGAGATCCAAAATTGTAAGCCGAAAAACACTAAACGAAATTGGCAGACAAATAGGACTAAAAAAACTAATTAAAAGTAAAATTCCCGACAATCAATTTAGTCCTACTCTTTTGGGCGACTCTTTTGAATCGCTACTTGGTGCTATTTACTCGGATTTAGGATATGAATATGCCGAAAAATTCATATACGATAAGATGATAGAACCTTATGTGGATATCGATAATTTGGAAAATAAAATTTCGAGTTATAAGAGTTTTATTATTGAATATTGTCAAAAAGAAAAAAAGGAAGTCAACTTCATTTTAATAGAAGACAAGTCGGAAAGTAAAAATAAACTTTTTGGTATTAAGCTTGAAATTGATGGCAAGTACATCTCAAAAGGACGGGCAACATCAAAAAAGAAAGCCGAAGAACAGGCTGCCAAACGGGCTTATTACTCTATCCAGTCAAAAATTAATAAAAAAAATAATTAA
- a CDS encoding IPExxxVDY family protein has protein sequence MELEIEYDFSIIGINTVVDDHQLAFYLNKYLETNFIRISKDLDVRGKSKEEISYFPLFLHEDIQNMDTWYLINNKYVAENNFFEKDKSTSQNLFFQSNQPTQIARYFLPEKKEVNYLLRLEYNDNRIDKIIKKIRSIPVVTTAFSIEYNSLRSKQNLIF, from the coding sequence ATGGAGTTAGAAATTGAATACGATTTTTCAATAATTGGCATCAATACAGTAGTTGATGACCATCAGCTAGCTTTTTATCTGAACAAATACTTAGAAACTAATTTTATTCGTATATCTAAGGACTTAGATGTACGAGGCAAATCTAAAGAAGAAATTAGCTATTTCCCTCTTTTTTTACACGAAGATATCCAAAATATGGATACCTGGTATTTGATTAACAACAAATATGTAGCTGAAAATAATTTTTTTGAGAAAGATAAAAGCACATCACAAAATCTATTTTTTCAATCAAACCAACCTACTCAGATAGCAAGATATTTTCTACCTGAGAAAAAGGAGGTAAATTATCTGTTGCGATTAGAATATAATGATAATCGCATTGATAAAATTATAAAAAAAATAAGATCGATTCCTGTGGTTACAACTGCTTTCTCTATTGAATATAATTCTTTACGTTCTAAACAGAATTTAATCTTTTAA
- the pyk gene encoding pyruvate kinase, which produces MHNLKKTKIVATLGPATDSKETLLGMMRAGVNVFRINFSHADYDEVKFRVNMIRELNKEYGFTTALLGDLQGPKLRVGVIEEGAVVEPGDIVTFTNKECVGNASLAYMTYQRFPKDVKVGEKILLDDGKLMMEIVETDEESEVKAKVIQGGPFKSKKGVNLPNTDVSLPALTEKDIQDAIFAMEIEVDWFALSFVRNPQDLLDLQALIKKHSDHKIPIIAKIEKPEAVRDIDRIIPYTDGLMVARGDLGVEIPAEEVPLIQKELVRKAKVARKPVIIATQMMETMIDSMTPTRAEVNDVANSVLDGADAVMLSGETSVGKYPVQVIEQMSRIIQKVESCSIINIPEHKPVIRDDRYITNSVCYNAAQMAPQIEAKAITTMTNSGYTAFQISSHRPNAHILTFTNNKRIMTMLNLLWGVQAFYYNNFVSTDETVIEINAIAKEKGYVTKGDMSINLTSMPIQEKGMVNTMRVSSI; this is translated from the coding sequence ATGCACAATTTAAAGAAAACCAAAATCGTTGCAACACTTGGACCAGCAACTGACAGCAAAGAAACTTTGCTTGGTATGATGAGAGCTGGTGTAAATGTTTTTCGTATCAATTTCTCTCATGCTGACTACGATGAAGTAAAATTCAGAGTAAATATGATCCGTGAACTAAACAAAGAATACGGATTTACAACTGCCCTGTTAGGTGATTTACAGGGGCCAAAACTTAGAGTAGGAGTAATTGAAGAAGGTGCTGTAGTTGAACCGGGTGACATCGTTACTTTTACTAATAAAGAATGTGTTGGAAACGCATCTCTGGCATACATGACTTACCAAAGATTTCCAAAAGATGTAAAAGTAGGTGAAAAAATCTTACTTGACGACGGTAAACTGATGATGGAAATCGTTGAAACTGATGAAGAAAGTGAAGTTAAAGCAAAAGTAATTCAAGGTGGACCATTTAAATCTAAAAAGGGTGTAAACCTTCCTAATACAGATGTTTCTTTACCCGCTTTAACAGAGAAAGACATCCAAGATGCAATCTTCGCAATGGAAATTGAAGTTGACTGGTTTGCTTTATCATTTGTAAGAAATCCTCAGGATTTATTAGATCTTCAAGCGCTGATTAAAAAACACTCTGATCACAAAATTCCAATTATTGCAAAAATAGAAAAGCCTGAAGCAGTTAGGGATATCGACAGAATTATTCCTTACACTGACGGTTTGATGGTAGCTCGTGGTGATTTAGGAGTAGAAATCCCTGCTGAGGAAGTTCCTTTAATTCAGAAAGAATTGGTACGTAAAGCTAAAGTTGCACGTAAACCTGTAATTATTGCTACTCAGATGATGGAGACTATGATAGATTCTATGACTCCAACACGTGCTGAAGTTAATGATGTTGCGAACTCTGTTCTTGATGGCGCCGATGCAGTAATGTTATCCGGAGAAACTTCTGTTGGAAAATATCCTGTTCAGGTAATAGAGCAAATGTCACGTATCATACAAAAGGTTGAATCTTGTAGTATAATTAATATCCCTGAGCACAAACCTGTTATTAGAGATGATCGTTATATTACAAACTCTGTTTGTTATAACGCTGCCCAAATGGCTCCGCAAATTGAAGCCAAGGCAATTACAACAATGACAAATTCAGGTTATACTGCCTTTCAAATTTCGTCACACAGACCAAATGCACATATCCTGACGTTTACGAATAACAAACGCATCATGACTATGTTGAACCTGCTTTGGGGAGTTCAGGCATTTTATTACAATAATTTTGTGAGTACTGATGAAACTGTTATTGAAATAAATGCAATTGCAAAAGAAAAAGGATACGTAACAAAAGGCGACATGTCCATCAACTTAACTTCTATGCCTATTCAGGAGAAAGGTATGGTTAATACAATGAGAGTATCTTCAATATAA
- a CDS encoding Crp/Fnr family transcriptional regulator, whose amino-acid sequence MIQNKDSKLNLSIDSPCFDCMHNDSCMLGDVIGEEHAKSVEHMEMHYAKGETLIKQGTIAPHVLFVKKGMVKIFLEHKDRRQVLCIERGGFVGLESMYNDKYFQYSVSAVSDVTVCLLEIDGLKRAISVNASFAAKLLKSVNIRSKNLYSRIITLTQKQAHARVADILLCMVERLFSSAQFELPFTRKELAEMATLSVESLSRILKEFKMEGIVESDGKQFEILDYDKLKQISNFG is encoded by the coding sequence ATGATACAGAACAAAGACAGTAAACTAAACCTTTCTATTGACTCGCCTTGTTTCGACTGCATGCATAATGATAGTTGTATGCTCGGTGATGTAATAGGAGAAGAACATGCTAAGTCCGTAGAGCATATGGAAATGCACTACGCAAAGGGGGAGACTTTAATTAAGCAGGGTACAATTGCGCCACATGTGTTATTTGTAAAGAAAGGAATGGTGAAAATTTTTCTTGAACACAAAGACCGAAGACAGGTTTTGTGTATTGAGAGAGGTGGTTTTGTAGGTCTTGAATCTATGTATAATGACAAGTATTTCCAATATAGTGTTTCGGCAGTTTCAGATGTTACTGTCTGTTTATTGGAAATTGACGGGTTAAAGAGAGCCATATCAGTAAATGCATCTTTTGCTGCCAAATTACTGAAGTCGGTAAATATCAGATCTAAAAATCTTTATAGCCGTATAATTACTCTCACACAAAAACAGGCTCATGCAAGGGTTGCTGATATTTTGCTATGTATGGTTGAGAGATTGTTTTCCAGTGCACAGTTTGAATTGCCTTTTACCAGAAAAGAATTGGCCGAAATGGCAACTTTATCGGTTGAGAGTTTATCGAGAATATTAAAGGAATTTAAAATGGAAGGAATAGTTGAATCTGATGGGAAGCAGTTTGAAATTCTTGATTATGATAAATTAAAGCAAATTTCAAATTTCGGATAG
- a CDS encoding rhodanese-like domain-containing protein codes for MSCETPETKNTKSVSSDKIFEDCTEMVEYTKEYITEVSTKDLQSIMNGDEEYYLVDVRTGKENAKSYIPGSVSIPRGVLEFRIANEDVWDDEGIYMPEKTSNIIIYCKKGGRGALAAQSLQQLGYSNVVSLKGGFVQWKKDFPKEIYENVIPTSSGAAPAVAAEEDSGGC; via the coding sequence ATGAGTTGCGAAACCCCGGAAACGAAAAATACAAAATCAGTCTCATCTGATAAAATTTTCGAAGATTGTACCGAAATGGTAGAATATACCAAGGAGTACATTACTGAGGTTTCTACAAAAGACCTCCAATCAATAATGAATGGAGATGAAGAGTATTACCTGGTCGATGTTAGAACGGGTAAAGAAAATGCAAAATCCTACATTCCGGGATCTGTATCAATTCCACGAGGCGTATTAGAATTCAGAATTGCAAACGAGGACGTTTGGGATGATGAAGGTATTTATATGCCTGAAAAAACTTCGAATATAATTATCTACTGCAAAAAAGGCGGTAGAGGAGCATTAGCCGCTCAATCGCTACAACAATTAGGTTACTCAAATGTAGTGAGCTTAAAAGGAGGTTTTGTACAGTGGAAAAAAGACTTTCCAAAAGAAATTTATGAAAATGTTATCCCAACTTCATCAGGAGCTGCTCCTGCAGTAGCAGCTGAAGAAGACTCAGGAGGATGCTAA
- a CDS encoding rhodanese-like domain-containing protein, giving the protein MKKIIYLLALSLIVFTGCKKEEVAPPVEGDSFETLTTYLVSNDLDIPDVINGWIVAPPASEDASTFIGTYDILDIRSAEHFAEGHIEGATNTTLGNILSAAQSASKPILVVCYTGQSASHAVVALKLSGHTSAKVLKWGMSGWNSNFSGPWAGAIGNSADDHSGNWIAAPGSITTTGSFDSPSFTTNATDGAGILKEQVDKMLSGGFKGITNNDVLSNPANYFTNNYWSNDDVSHYGHITGAYRLNPLTLENNEIKGLDPTKTIVTYCWTGQTSSMVTAYLNVIGYNAVSLKFGTNGMIYDSLESHKFVTPTTDLPVVTE; this is encoded by the coding sequence ATGAAAAAAATAATTTATTTATTAGCCCTTTCCTTAATCGTATTTACAGGATGTAAAAAAGAGGAAGTAGCACCTCCAGTTGAAGGTGATTCGTTTGAAACACTAACTACTTATTTAGTAAGTAATGACTTAGACATTCCCGATGTTATTAACGGATGGATTGTTGCACCACCTGCATCAGAAGATGCAAGTACATTCATTGGTACTTATGATATTCTTGATATCAGAAGCGCAGAACATTTTGCTGAAGGACATATTGAAGGAGCAACAAACACAACTTTAGGAAATATTTTATCAGCGGCACAATCTGCTTCAAAACCAATTTTGGTAGTGTGCTATACCGGACAATCAGCATCGCATGCAGTAGTTGCTCTTAAACTTAGCGGACATACTAGTGCAAAAGTTCTAAAATGGGGTATGAGTGGCTGGAATTCTAATTTCTCAGGTCCTTGGGCCGGAGCTATTGGGAACAGTGCTGATGACCACTCAGGAAACTGGATAGCTGCACCGGGATCAATAACTACTACAGGTAGCTTTGATTCTCCAAGCTTTACAACAAATGCTACAGATGGAGCAGGTATACTTAAGGAACAGGTAGACAAAATGTTATCAGGAGGATTTAAAGGAATAACAAATAATGATGTTCTATCTAATCCTGCAAATTATTTCACAAATAATTATTGGTCAAATGATGACGTATCACATTACGGACACATAACAGGCGCCTACAGACTTAATCCTCTAACTTTAGAAAATAATGAAATAAAAGGTCTTGACCCTACTAAAACTATCGTCACATACTGCTGGACAGGTCAAACTTCGTCTATGGTTACGGCTTATTTGAATGTGATTGGTTACAATGCAGTGAGTTTAAAATTTGGGACTAACGGAATGATCTATGATTCTCTTGAAAGTCACAAGTTTGTAACACCTACGACAGACCTTCCTGTAGTAACCGAATAG
- a CDS encoding porin: MKRLILIILIGFTPILGFSQGCEEPSEDGGIKLFGYIQPQFDYNVDEGNTNSFNFNRARLGVTGVIPYDFSYYAVLEMSPSFNDARTPFLLDAYVSYNRFNWAKMALGQFKSPFSQELQTACHKLTTINRSKSVLELASPLRDMGFMISGGNDTTIVKYQLAVMNGTGLNTLDDNTGKDFVGRVVIQPLDFLQIGGSYRYGTGAPQEADLPDDTHMRYGFETQIKFGAFLLQGEYIYGKDEGSYTEGGGCGGEVTVLQGDKERRGFYGMASYMFDFGLQPVGKFEMYDNDISVDDKAEYITTLGLNYFFNDWTRLQINYCLIQESAIEQIDNDRLAIQMQIKF; this comes from the coding sequence ATGAAACGATTAATACTGATAATACTAATAGGTTTTACACCCATCCTTGGATTTTCTCAGGGATGTGAAGAACCTTCAGAAGACGGGGGAATAAAACTCTTTGGGTATATTCAACCTCAATTCGATTATAATGTTGACGAAGGAAACACCAACTCTTTTAATTTTAACAGAGCACGTTTAGGAGTTACAGGAGTTATACCTTACGATTTTTCATACTATGCAGTATTGGAGATGAGCCCTTCATTTAACGATGCAAGAACTCCATTCTTGCTCGATGCTTATGTGAGTTACAATAGGTTCAACTGGGCTAAAATGGCTTTAGGTCAGTTTAAATCTCCTTTTAGTCAGGAACTGCAAACAGCTTGTCATAAGCTTACTACCATAAACAGATCTAAATCAGTCTTAGAACTGGCTTCTCCACTCAGAGATATGGGATTCATGATATCAGGAGGTAATGATACTACGATTGTTAAGTATCAGTTAGCAGTAATGAATGGTACAGGCTTAAACACTCTTGATGATAATACCGGGAAAGATTTCGTGGGCAGAGTTGTTATACAGCCTTTGGATTTTTTACAAATAGGAGGAAGTTACAGATATGGAACCGGAGCACCACAGGAAGCAGATTTACCTGATGACACACACATGAGATATGGGTTCGAAACGCAAATAAAATTTGGAGCTTTCCTTTTACAGGGTGAATATATCTACGGAAAAGACGAAGGATCTTACACCGAAGGTGGTGGCTGTGGAGGTGAAGTAACAGTACTACAGGGAGACAAGGAAAGAAGAGGATTCTATGGAATGGCTTCCTATATGTTCGATTTCGGACTACAACCTGTTGGGAAATTCGAAATGTATGACAACGACATATCTGTTGATGATAAAGCAGAATATATAACAACTTTAGGTTTAAACTATTTCTTCAACGACTGGACAAGATTACAAATTAACTATTGTTTAATTCAGGAAAGTGCAATAGAACAAATAGATAATGACAGATTAGCAATACAAATGCAAATCAAATTCTAG
- a CDS encoding sulfurtransferase yields MKTYKYLSTLIIAFLISSLAIGQDLISAKELAGKMNDDNVVVIDTRKTKDYNKTHIKGAIHLYQGELNNDTPVKGTLKKPSELAAIFGKKGISEKNEIVLYCNKGTNAGRVYWVLKYMGAQNVKILDGQMKAWKAGRKPITKTASTRKATTFNKTLHKEYLARMSDVKKSINNASIVLIDARDLEEYNGTKEDDKDNLRKGHIPGAISIPKSNLVDSKSKLKSKDALASIFNDAGVTADKNVIIYCKSSSRAGLEFMALTSVLGYKNVKVYDGAFYEWESIAANEVVK; encoded by the coding sequence ATGAAAACATATAAATATTTATCAACACTAATTATTGCCTTCTTAATTTCGAGTTTGGCAATAGGACAGGATCTTATCTCTGCTAAAGAATTAGCAGGTAAAATGAACGATGACAATGTAGTTGTTATCGACACACGTAAAACCAAAGATTACAATAAAACACATATAAAAGGAGCTATACATCTTTATCAGGGAGAATTAAACAATGACACTCCTGTAAAAGGAACATTGAAAAAGCCTTCAGAGTTAGCTGCTATATTTGGGAAAAAAGGTATTTCCGAAAAAAACGAAATAGTGCTTTATTGCAACAAAGGTACAAATGCCGGTAGAGTTTATTGGGTATTAAAGTACATGGGTGCTCAAAACGTTAAGATATTAGACGGTCAGATGAAAGCGTGGAAAGCCGGAAGAAAACCTATTACAAAAACAGCTTCAACACGAAAGGCTACAACTTTTAACAAAACTCTACACAAAGAGTATTTAGCACGTATGAGCGATGTTAAAAAATCAATCAACAATGCAAGCATCGTCTTAATTGATGCACGTGATCTGGAAGAGTACAACGGAACAAAAGAAGACGATAAAGACAATTTGAGAAAAGGTCATATTCCGGGAGCTATAAGCATTCCTAAATCTAATTTGGTCGATTCGAAAAGTAAACTTAAAAGCAAAGACGCTTTGGCATCTATTTTTAATGATGCGGGTGTTACAGCTGATAAAAATGTGATCATTTACTGTAAATCAAGCTCAAGAGCCGGATTGGAATTTATGGCTCTTACATCTGTACTTGGATATAAAAATGTAAAAGTTTACGATGGTGCATTTTACGAGTGGGAATCTATTGCAGCTAACGAAGTTGTGAAGTAA
- a CDS encoding molybdopterin-dependent oxidoreductase, producing the protein MQSRRKFIKISSAGAGSMMLPLSFPNFFSDNEEDVSKFKKIPTYCEVCFWKCAGWAYVDNKGDIRKIVGNKFDPHSNGRFCPRGTGGVGMYNDPDRLKQPMMRKTINGEQKFVNVSWNEALDFIAQKMKDIKAEHGAESLALFNHGSGGKHFGTLIKAFGSTNITAPSYAQCKGPREEAFKATFGKSVGSPEPADIINTDCLVLLGNHIGENMHNNLVQEVADIQDRKATIITVDPRLSTIASHSKYWLPIKPSTDLALLLAWINVIIERGIYDKDYVEKYATGFDELKNHVAQYTPEWAEKITEIPAEKIKKTAWEMAQAAPKVIIHPGRHVTWYGDDTQRLRAIAILNAILGSYGREGGFYLPNKGKLPKMPHPAFPKPKWSWKEMMGDKYSHAHYSVANAFIDATHPDNKGEHKLKGWFAVGTNLTTTIPDQKRTLEAIDNLDLFVVVDTMPAEICGYADVILPECTYLERCDHPRISPHREANFAVRMPAAKPKYLTKPASWMVKKLGNRLGLQDYFPYDDFSEVIDWQLRQIGSSLTDMKQRGVKLQPKLNHDLFIKNGEDYKFKTASGKIELYAHSLEEKGFDPLPVYTEHEKPAKGFYRLNYGRAPMHTFTRTTNNPNLTDLMDTNNLWVNSITARENNLKNGQEVWLKNQDGIVSTFSINVRVTERIRPDMVYMIHGFGRNNKMLENSYGKGISDSELITNVKIDPVMGGTGMRANFVTFITEQPRKEEAAV; encoded by the coding sequence ATGCAAAGCAGAAGGAAATTTATAAAAATATCATCCGCAGGTGCAGGTTCAATGATGTTACCACTTTCGTTTCCGAATTTCTTTTCGGACAATGAAGAAGATGTTTCAAAATTTAAAAAAATACCTACCTACTGCGAAGTCTGCTTTTGGAAATGTGCAGGATGGGCTTACGTAGATAATAAAGGTGATATCAGGAAAATAGTAGGGAACAAATTCGACCCTCATTCAAACGGTCGTTTCTGCCCTCGTGGAACCGGAGGAGTTGGCATGTACAACGATCCCGACAGGCTTAAGCAGCCTATGATGCGAAAAACTATAAACGGCGAACAAAAATTCGTTAATGTTTCATGGAATGAAGCCTTAGACTTTATAGCGCAAAAAATGAAAGATATAAAAGCTGAACACGGAGCCGAAAGTTTAGCTTTATTCAATCACGGCTCCGGAGGTAAACATTTTGGAACACTTATCAAAGCGTTCGGATCTACAAACATTACTGCTCCATCATATGCTCAGTGTAAAGGTCCGCGTGAAGAAGCTTTCAAGGCTACTTTTGGCAAATCCGTTGGATCGCCGGAACCTGCCGATATAATCAATACCGATTGCCTGGTTCTTTTGGGAAATCATATAGGTGAAAATATGCACAACAACCTTGTGCAGGAAGTAGCAGATATTCAGGATAGAAAGGCTACGATTATTACCGTTGACCCCCGACTATCAACAATAGCTTCTCATTCGAAATATTGGCTGCCAATAAAACCATCAACAGACCTTGCTCTTTTACTGGCATGGATAAATGTTATTATCGAAAGAGGTATTTACGATAAAGATTATGTTGAGAAATATGCTACCGGTTTCGATGAACTAAAAAATCACGTAGCACAATACACTCCGGAATGGGCTGAGAAAATAACTGAAATTCCTGCTGAAAAAATCAAAAAAACAGCCTGGGAAATGGCTCAGGCAGCACCAAAAGTTATTATTCACCCCGGTAGACACGTTACATGGTATGGTGATGACACCCAACGCTTGAGAGCTATTGCTATTCTTAATGCGATACTTGGATCATACGGCCGCGAAGGAGGTTTTTACCTTCCAAACAAAGGTAAATTACCGAAAATGCCACATCCGGCGTTTCCAAAACCAAAATGGAGCTGGAAAGAAATGATGGGCGACAAATACTCACATGCACATTATTCTGTAGCAAACGCATTTATCGATGCAACGCATCCCGACAATAAAGGAGAGCACAAACTTAAAGGATGGTTCGCAGTTGGAACAAACCTCACAACAACTATCCCTGATCAGAAACGCACTTTAGAAGCAATTGACAATCTTGATCTCTTTGTTGTAGTCGACACCATGCCGGCTGAAATTTGTGGTTATGCCGATGTTATTCTTCCTGAGTGTACTTATCTGGAAAGATGTGATCACCCTAGAATATCACCTCATCGTGAAGCTAATTTTGCAGTGAGAATGCCGGCGGCAAAACCTAAATATTTAACTAAACCAGCTTCATGGATGGTTAAAAAATTAGGCAATAGGTTAGGGTTACAGGATTACTTCCCTTACGATGATTTTTCTGAAGTAATAGATTGGCAATTACGCCAAATCGGTTCTTCTTTAACAGATATGAAACAAAGGGGCGTAAAACTTCAGCCAAAATTAAACCACGATTTATTTATAAAAAATGGTGAAGATTACAAATTCAAAACTGCATCAGGCAAGATTGAACTTTATGCTCACTCACTAGAGGAAAAGGGATTTGATCCTCTCCCGGTTTATACTGAACATGAAAAACCTGCTAAAGGTTTTTACAGATTAAACTACGGTAGAGCGCCAATGCACACCTTTACCCGCACTACAAACAATCCAAATCTTACCGATTTGATGGACACAAATAATCTTTGGGTAAATTCAATTACCGCAAGAGAAAATAATCTGAAAAACGGGCAGGAAGTTTGGTTGAAAAACCAAGACGGCATTGTTTCTACTTTCTCTATTAACGTCAGAGTTACAGAACGTATCAGGCCCGACATGGTATATATGATACATGGTTTTGGACGAAACAACAAGATGCTTGAAAACTCGTACGGAAAAGGAATTTCAGATTCAGAATTAATAACAAACGTGAAGATTGATCCGGTTATGGGTGGCAC